Within Rhododendron vialii isolate Sample 1 chromosome 12a, ASM3025357v1, the genomic segment GCTGACTGTTTGGTTctgaaagagaaaatattgagAAGAATCCATAGTTGGTCTGCTAGTACATTGACTTATGGGGGGAGGGCTTAAAGGATTCAGTCTGTTCTCTTCAGTATTCAGGTCTATTGGAGCTCAATTTTTGTTATCCCTAGCAAAACAATCAAAGAAATTGAGAGCACTTTGATGGCCTTCCTTTGGTCAGGGTTTGAGATGAAACATTCTGCTGATAAGGTTTCTTGGGATCAGGTTTGTAGTCCAAAGGAGGAGGGAGGTTTGGGTTTCACGAGACTTAAGGAATGGAATAAAGCAACGATGCTTAGGCATATCTGGGCCCTTTGTAACAAGGCAGATACCCTGTGGGTAAAGTGGATTCACTCATACTTCATTAAGGGACACTGTTTGTGGTCCATGCACATTCCTAGTGATTCTTCAAGGACAATGAGAAAGTTGTTGAACCTCAGAAGTGAGGCTCAGCCTCTGATTCAGTACTTGATTGGCAATGGACAAGGTACCTTTCTTTGGCTTGAAAACTGGCATCCTCTTGGACCTCTTTTTAATAATTTGGTGAGAATATTGTATATAATCTTGGTAGATCTTTGCACTCTAAAGTCTCCACGATTATTCATGAAGGGGTGTGGAGGTGGCCTAGACAAAGGAATAGGGCCACTCAGTTTATCATAGAACATTCACCTGTTGATTTTAAACCAATTTGTGATAGGCTGGATTCAGTTGTGTGGCTCCCTCATCCAGCTGGTTTTACGGTGTCTTTTGCTTGGGAGGCGATTAGGATTAAACTTCCTATCCAGCCATGGTCAAGCATAGTTTGGTATAGTAAAAATATGCCTCGCTGAGCGTTCATTCTGTGGCTAGCTGTGCTTCAGAGACTAAGTACAAAGGATAGGTTATTGAGCTGGGGGATGAATGTAGAGGATGGTTGTGTTCTCTGTAACAATGGCCAAGATTCTCATGGACATCTATTTTTTCAATGTGCTTTTTCTCAATCAGTTTGGGGTGCAATTTGGCAACGATGTTTTGCTGCTCAAATCCCTTCTTCCTTACCTGATATGATTGCTTGGTATATCCAGAATGCTAAAACGGTCTGGTTTTAAGTGCTGGCTTTTGAAGAGTGTGCTAGCTGCTTGTGTCTACAACTTGTGAATAGAACGTAATCAACGGATTTTTCAGCACAAGTTTTCTCATCTTGATCAGGTTATACTCAAGACTGTAACTTCTATTCGGGACTTAGTGCACTCGAAGAGGGGTGTCAAACAATCCCAAAAGAACATGGAGTTGTGTTGCAGTTGGGGGCTCTCAAATAGGATTTTTGCTCCTCCTGTTTTGTATAGGCAGAATCTGTAAAAAATAGGAAGTCCTTTCAGTGTTTTTGGTAttgttcctttattttctctagTGGTTCTATGAGGTTTTGTCTCAGGTGCCTTAGGAGTTTTGTTATTTCGGGGTTATGCCCCTTAGAGTTGTAAATGAGTTTGTGCTTTATAAAAGGAAtgtgcttatccaaaaaaaaaaaaaaaaaactcataccacagattttgacaaaaaaatcaatttctcacAGACCTTGTTTGTTCCGAGGAAAAATAGTTCCAAACTAAAACACACGAAAGTGTTTTAAAAATAGCTACCACTAACAATCCATAAGTATCCATATCCAGCATTTCTTCACAAACTAATAAACGAGTTTCAAGCACGAGAAGGAAACAAATGAGTGCATTAGTTGCTAAAGAACTAGTTTCCAGCTCATAATCCCTAAACAATGCAGAAAGCAAAGATCCAGCTTCAAATGTTGCATCAATAGTGTCAAGAGGATGATACTTTCTTTCAGAAATTTTATCAAGCAGAAACAGCTCAAATTGCACCGAAAAGGATTGCTTAATTGATTTATTAGATCCTTCACAAGAGTAGCTAGTTGGACACATCATAAAGTCATAATCTTTCTCTTGTTAGTCATGACACTTTGGTAACAGCACATGTATCATTAATGAACACATCCCTTTTGTTTTTCCCCCTTTGTTCCTTCAAGTTAAATGCTCCCCTCTTGGTAACAAACTATTAACGGTTCAAATTTCTCAATAGAAAGCAGATTTCATCACAGATTGTCAATATAAATaatcttcaaatttcaaaatcagtaATGTGGTTTACCTCCGCACAAACATTCACAATCATTTCGAGGTCATCCCCAAATGCCTCCTCGTCCTTGGATAGCTTCCTCAGTATCTCTTCCCTGAATTTCTTGGTTTCCTGTTGTACCCCAAAATATATCATTTACACACACAATGACTATACAATTATGAAGCACGGATAATTCCagatgtgagagagagtgagagagagtagTTAGTTACAGCGACTGCGAATTCGGGGATAGGGTCGGGATAAACGTATTTGGGAGGCTGTGTCGCCTGTAGAGGGTTTGACTTTGGGGATGCCCCCCTTGTTGAGACGGGTTTTGAAGGGAGAGAAACCGTTGAGTAAGGATGGCCTAGGATAACGCAGGAGGCGCGCAGGATAGAGGCACTACTCGAGCCTTGGTTTTTGGCGGGAATTGCTCGGGAAGTGGAGGTGATGATGAGAGAGGAGGTGCACAGAGCCATGATTCAGTGACGTTCGCTACTCTCCCTCCggagtgatttttcagtgccaacTGGGCATATCTTACGTGGTGTTTGTTCAGCGCATCTGAGCTatccaatacatttttggacggtttgaattgaaaccctttttttcctctcatacaacattttctttctcctttttctctatCCAAATCTGAGTCGCTCAAATACGCAATGGACATCTCAAATGcacgagcgggtaccacgtgttACCAGCTCGGCACCGAAAATTTTTCCCTACGAGAGGGGTGTGTATGTTAAGACGCATACGCACCAATGCCATACATGAACCAGAACCTGATGGGCTAAATATCAAGCCCAAGCCCATAGAAAAATGGACCAGCTTGTAAATGAAATCGTTTTCTATGGGCCAACCCAAGTGCTGGACTTATTTGTTCATGGCCCAGCCCAGAAGTTTCTCAAATTGCTGTGGTCTTTTCCTTATTCCAAGCCtctttcaaaattgaaaaaagaagaagatacacaTGGTTAATTGGGATACTGTTTGTAGAAGCAAACGTTGTGGTGGTCTTGGCATTATAAAGGCAGGTGCTACTAATAGAGCCCTATTGTCTAAACTGGGTTGGAgagtttctactttctactGAACATGATTCACCTTGGATCCAACTTCTTCACAAGAAGTATCTGAAAGGGCAATACTCTCAGAAATTAGGCCTGCCCATAAGAAAGCCTCTCATGTGTGGAAAAGTATCATAAAAACTAGAGATATTGTTTTGAAGGATCTTAAATGGATTGTTGGTGATGGACAGGACATATCTTTTTGGC encodes:
- the LOC131310099 gene encoding protein PLASTID REDOX INSENSITIVE 2, chloroplastic-like, coding for MALCTSSLIITSTSRAIPAKNQGSSSASILRASCVILGHPYSTVSLPSKPVSTRGASPKSNPLQATQPPKYVYPDPIPEFAVAETKKFREEILRKLSKDEEAFGDDLEMIVNVCAEVFREFLHKEYGGPGTLLVEPFTEMFVALNEKKLPRPSVAARACLLWAQKYVDEDWEVWNSKSLK